A single region of the Salvelinus sp. IW2-2015 unplaced genomic scaffold, ASM291031v2 Un_scaffold2371, whole genome shotgun sequence genome encodes:
- the LOC112073796 gene encoding pepsin A-like yields the protein MMKWAIVLCALVALSECHTRISLIKGKTARETLMEKGIWEETRQKFPYNPMAKFNQTGANEAMTNDADLSYYGVISIGTPPQSFKVIFDTGSSNLWVPSVYCSSQACQNHDKFNPGLSSTFKWGSKTVYIQYGSGSMTGKLAYDTVSVGGISVTQQIFGASETEGPFMAYMVADGILGLAFPNLAASGATPVFDNMMTNGLVAQSLFSVYLSGNSAEGSVLSFGVIEPSYYTGQITWIPLSSETYWQINMDSVTINGNTVACNGGCQAIIDTGTSLIVGPTDDIKNMNYWVGATINQYGYTTVNCNIIPNMPEVTFTLNGNTFTIPASAYTIQDSYGCRTGFGNGGFQQLWILGDVFIRQYYTIFDRDNNMVGLANAV from the exons ATGATGAAGTGGGCTATCGTCCTGTGTGCCCTAGTGGCCCTCTCCGAGTGTCATACCAG GATTTCTCTGATCAAGGGGAAAACTGCCAGAGAAACCCTGATGGAGAAAGGTATATGGGAGGAGACTAGGCAGAAGTTCCCCTACAACCCTATGGCCAAGTTCAACCAGACTGGTGCAAATGAGGCAATGACCAACGATGCTGAT TTGTCCTACTATGGCGTGATTTCCATTGGAACCCCTCCCCAGTCCTTCAAGGTCATCTTTGACACTGGTTCCTCCAACCTGTGGGTTCCCTCTGTCTACTGCTCCAGTCAGGCCTGCC AGAACCATGACAAATTCAATCCTGGATTGTCCAGCACCTTCAAGTGGGGAAGCAAGACTGTTTACATTCAGTATGGATCTGGCAGCATGACTGGAAAGCTGGCATACGACACTGTTTCG GTGGGAGGTATCTCTGTCACCCAGCAGATCTTTGGTGCCAGTGAGACCGAGGGTCCCTTCATGGCCTACATGGTTGCCGACGGTATCCTGGGCCTGGCTTTCCCCAACCTGGCAGCCTCTGGAGCCACACCAGTCTTTGACAACATGATGACGAATGGTCTCGTGGCCCAGTCCCTCTTCTCTGTCTACCTGAGCGG AAACTCAGCAGAGGGTAGCGTGTTGTCCTTTGGTGTCATCGAGCCTTCCTACTACACCGGACAAATCACCTGGATCCCCCTGTCCTCCGAGACCTATTGGCAGATCAACATGGACAG TGTTACCATCAACGGCAACACAGTGGCTTGCAATGGTGGTTGTCAGGCTATCATAGATACTGGCACCTCCCTGATCGTCGGTCCAACCGATGACATCAAAAACATGAACTACTGGGTCGGAGCCACCATCAACCAGTACGGATAT ACCACCGTGAACTGCAACATCATTCCCAACATGCCCGAGGTGACCTTCACTCTCAACGGAAACACCTTCACCATCCCTGCCTCTGCCTACACCATCCAG gactCCTACGGCTGCAGGACTGGTTTTGGTAACGGTGGATTTCAGCAGCTTTGGATCCTTGGAGATGTCTTCATCAGGCAGTACTATACAATCTTCGACAGGGACAACAACATGGTTGGTCTGGCCAATGCTGTGTAA